In a genomic window of Pangasianodon hypophthalmus isolate fPanHyp1 chromosome 19, fPanHyp1.pri, whole genome shotgun sequence:
- the cdc42bpb gene encoding serine/threonine-protein kinase MRCK beta isoform X3: MSAKVRLKKLEQLLLDGHQKTPSSLSVETLLDILICLYNECSSSPLKREKHVTEFLEWVKPFTTTVKDMRLHRDDFEMLKVIGRGAFGEVAVVKMKNTERIYAMKILNKWEMLKRAETACFREERDVLVNGDCQWITTLHYAFQDDNYLYLVMDYYVGGDLLTLLSKFEDRLPEDMAKFYVAEMVLAIHSIHQQHYVHRDIKPDNVLLDMNGHIRLADFGSCLRMMPDGTVQSSVAVGTPDYISPEILQAMEDGMGKYGPECDWWSLGVCMYEMLYGETPFYAESLVETYGKIMNHEERFQFPSHITDVSEDAKDLMQRLICSRERRLGQNGIEEFKKHPFFSGIDWENIRSTEAPYIPDVSSPSDTSNFDVDDDVLKNPDIAPPISHTGFTGQHLPFVGFTYTTDSCFSDRGRLRLAALPDGGSGEELQPHKEGGLQLEAFERRIRSLEQEKQELNRKLQESTQAVQSLHGSGRGTSTLGRDKEIKKLNEEIDRLKKKLADSDRLEHQLEEAVTLRQDYESSSTKLKALDKQVKSLRQEKDDINKQLVESLERLKSQTKELKDAHQQRKLAMQEFSELNERMAELRSHKQRLSRQLRDKEEEMEALMQKLDGMRQDIRKTEKARKELEAQLEDSRAEASKERKLREHSEVYSKQLESELETLKVKQGTGRASNVSAETQQELTKVKSELDKKVLFYEEELVKRDACHGTELKNLRKELHESESQQVSLQKELLVLKDKLEKANKERQMEMDEALGSLKEKFERERSLLTEENRKLTSEADRLCTFVDKLTTQNRQLEDELQDLASKKESVAHWEAQIAEIIQWVSDEKDARGYLQALASKMTEELESLRSSSLGSRHLDPLWKVRRSQKLDMSARLELQSALDAEIRAKQLVQEELRKVKAANISFESKLKDAEVKNRELEEQLESMKKDLEESRTRTDRGLKLPDFQDSIFEYFNTSPLAHDLTFRDSVSSSSASSLLAFWDETSSVSEVEATPQKTDVPSSSPSAASEQDEPVKPPAATPTTPSPAYQSSLLTAPKPKAHQLSIKTFSSPTQCTHCTSLMVGLIRQGYACEVCSFICHVSCKDNAPQVCPIPPEQAKRPLGIDVQRGIGTAYKGFVRIPKPTGVKKGWQRAYAVVCDCKLFLYEVPEGKSTQPGVVASQVLDLRDEEFSVSSVLASDVIHATRKDVPCIFRVTSSTLGSPARAVSLLVLAESEAEKRKWVGILEGLQSILAKNRLKNRIVHVLHEAYDSNLPAIKTTLSAAIIDRERIALGTEEGLFVVEVTRDVIVRAADCKKVHQIETVPQEKMVVLLCGRNRHVHLHPWGALDGAEPAFDVKLAETKGCQALSVGTLRPGGSAYMMAAVKRQVLCYEITRAKPYARRLWEVQAPGVVQWLGMVRGRVCVGYPSGFALLALQSEVAPVSLVSPADPSLAFLAQQPLDALHAMEVGANELLLCFSQLGIYVDGQGRRSRTQELMWPATPLACSSNATYLTVYSDYGVDVFDVHTTEWVQTISLRKIRPLNVEGSLNLLGSEQPRLIYFSNNAAEGCDLTIPETSDNIKKLMVRTRSKRKFLFKVPEEERLQQRREMLRDPEMRSKLISNPTNFNHVAHMGPGDGMQVLMDLPLSSETPSPSSSRHHALISPPTNFEHVYHMSPASAGLYLQKEASSQQSLPQLSSSSSSPSTSSLGRSVMPSSQDDLTKDKPRPLSSISRQTRSKTHITRTASGGGEFIGAGSSRNISDPDQDFEREPDSDSTKHSTPSNSSNPSSPPSPNSPHRSQLTLDGLEHTLDG, encoded by the exons gttGCTGTGGTAAAGATGAAAAACACAGAGCGCATTTATGCCATGAAAATTCTGAACAAGTGGGAGATGCTGAAGAGGGCTGag ACCGCTTGTTTCAGAGAGGAGAGGGACGTTCTGGTGAATGGAGACTGTCAGTGGATCACGACCCTGCATTATGCCTTTCAGGATGACAATTACCTG TACCTGGTGATGGACTACTATGTGGGCGGGGATCTGCTAACACTACTCAGCAAGTTCGAGGACAGACTACCTGAGGACATGGCCAAGTTCTATGTGGCAGAGATGGTTCTTGCCATTCACTCGATCCACCAGCAGCATTACGTGCACAG GGATATTAAGCCTGATAATGTGCTGCTTGATATGAATGGCCACATCCGCCTGGCTGATTTTGGTTCCTGTCTACGGATGATGCCAGATGGCACG GTGCAGTCATCAGTAGCAGTGGGAACCCCAGACTACATCTCCCCAGAGATTCTGCAGGCCATGGAGGATGGCATGGGGAAGTATGGGCCCGAGTGTGACTGGTGGTCTctgggtgtgtgcatgtatgagaTGCTGTATGGGGAGACGCCTTTCTACGCAGAATCTCTGGTTGAGACTTACGGCAAGATCATGAACCATGAG GAACGTTTCCAGTTCCCCTCTCACATCACGGATGTGTCAGAGGATGCCAAGGACCTGATGCAGCGGCTGATCTGCAGTAGGGAGCGCAGACTGGGCCAGAACGGCATCGAGGAATTTAAGAAACACCCCTTCTTCTCTGGCATTGACTGGGAGAACATTCGCAGCACTGAAGCCCCGTACATTCCTGACGTCAGCTCTCCTTCTGACACCTCCAACTTTGATGTGGACGATGATGTACTGAAAAACCCA GACATCGCTCCTCCCATCTCCCACACTGGTTTCACTGGTCAGCACCTGCCCTTTGTGGGTTTCACCTACACTACAGACAGCTGCTTCTCAGATCGGGGTCGGCTCAGGCTGGCAGCTCTGCCTGATGGAGGTTCAGGAGAGGAGCTGCAGCCTCATAAAGAGGGCGGCTTGCAGCTGGAGGCCTTCGAGAGGAGGATCCGCTCactagagcaggaaaaacaggaGCTCAACCGCAAGCTACAGG AATCTACACAGGCTGTGCAGTCTCTTCATGGTTCAGGCCGCGGCACAAGCACACTGGGTCgtgataaagagataaaaaagcTTAACGAGGAGATTGATCGCCTCAAGAAGAAACTAGCAG ACTCTGATAGGCTGGAGCACCAGCTGGAGGAAGCAGTGACTTTGCGGCAAGACTACGAGAGCTCCTCCACCAAGCTTAAGGCTCTGGACAAGCAAGTCAAAAGTCTTCGTCAAGAGAAAGACGACATCAATAAG CAACTGGTGGAGTCTCTGGAGCGCCTGAAGTCTCAGACGAAGGAGCTGAAAGACGCTCACCAACAGAGGAAGCTGGCCATGCAGGAGTTCTCCGAGCTAAACGAGCGCATGGCCGAGCTGCGCTCACACAAGCAGCGGCTCTCGCGACAGCTCCGCGAcaaggaggaggagatggaggcgCTCATGCAGAAGCTCGATGGCATGCGCCAGGACATCCGCAAGACCGAGAAGGCCCGCAAAGAG ctgGAAGCTCAGCTGGAAGATTCTCGTGCAGAAGCTTCTAAGGAGCGAAAGCTGCGAGAACACAGTGAAGTTTACTCCAAACAGCTGGAAAGTGAGCTGGAGACACTAAAG GTGAAGCAGGGCACCGGTCGAGCATCAAATGTGAGTGCTGAGACCCAGCAGGAGCTGACTAAGGTGAAGTCTGAGCTAGATAAGAAGGTACTGTTCTATGAGGAAGAACTTGTGAAGCGTGATGCCTGCCATGGCACAGAGCTAAAGAACCTACGCAAAGAACTGCACGAATCTGAGAGCCAGCAGGTCTCCCTGCAGAAGGAGCTGCTTGTGCTTAAGGACAAGTTGGAGAAAGCCAACAAGGAACG GCAAATGGAGATGGACGAGGCACTGGGTTCTCTAAAAGAGAAATTTGAGCGTGAACGGAGCCTGCTGACCGAGGAGAACCGCAAGCTGACCTCAGAAGCAGACAGG CTATGCACATTTGTGGACAAACTAACAACCCAGAACAGACAGCTGGAGGACGAGCTGCAGGACTTGGCCTCAAAGAAGGAGAGCGTTGCACACTGGGAGGCGCAGATCGCTGAGATCATTCAGTG GGTTAGTGATGAGAAGGATGCGCGTGGCTACCTGCAAGCTCTAGCCTCGAAGATGACAGAGGAGCTGGAGTCACTGCGCAGCTCCAGCCTGGGATCCAGACATCTG GATCCCTTGTGGAAGGTGCGTCGCAGTCAGAAGCTGGACATGTCTGCACGTTTAGAGCTGCAGTCAGCTCTGGATGCTGAGATAAGAGCCAAGCAACTGGTCCAGGAAGAGCTGCGCAAGGTCAAGGCTGCCAACATCTCTTTCGAGAG CAAACTGAAAGATGCAGAAGTGAAGaacagggagctggaagagcaGCTGGAAAGCATGAAGAAAGACCTGGAGGAGAGCCGTACACGCACTGACCGAG GTCTTAAACTCCCAGACTTCCAGGACTCCATCTTTGAGTACTTCAACACTTCTCCCCTGGCCCATGACCTTACATTCAGA gactctgtctcttcctcatcTGCATCCTCTCTGCTAGCATTTTGGGATGAA ACTAGCTCAGTCAGCGAGGTTGAAGCCACGCCTCAGAAAACAGACGTTCCCTCTTCCTCACCCTCAGCAGCTTCAGAGCAGGAT GAGCCTGTGAAGCCCCCTGCAGCCACTCCAACTACCCCATCTCCAGCTTACCAGTCATCATTGCTCACAGCACCAAAG CCTAAAGCTCACCAGCTGAGCATTAAGACCTTCTCAAGTCCAACACAGTGTACCCACTGCACATCTCTAATGGTGGGCCTGATCAGACAGGGCTATGCCTGCGAGG tGTGTTCCTTTATCTGTCATGTGTCCTGTAAGGACAACGCTCCTCAGGTGTGCCCTATCCCCCCAGAGCAGGCCAAGAGGCCGCTGGGAATTGATGTGCAGAGGGGTATTGGCACAGCCTACAAAGGCTTTGTCAGG ATCCCAAAGCCTACTGGAGTGAAGAAGGGTTGGCAGAGAGCATATGCTGTGGTATGTGACTGTAAACTCTTCCTGTATGAGGTCCCTGAAGGGAAGTCCACTCAGCCTGGTGTGGTGGCCAGCCAGGTTCTCGACCTCAG AGATGAGGAGTTCTCTGTAAGCTCTGTGCTGGCATCAGATGTGATTCATGCTACCCGCAAAGACGTTCCTTGCATATTCAGG GTAACGTCGTCCACACTGGGCTCTCCAGCGCGGGCGGTGTCACTGCTGGTCTTGGCTGAGAGCGAGGCTGAGAAGAGGAAGTGGGTGGGCATCCTGGAGGGTCTGCAGAGTATCTTAGCCAAGAACCGCCTGAAGAACCGAATAGTGCACGTCCTGCACGAGGCCTATGACAGCAACCTGCCTGCAATTAAAACCACGCTCTCGGCAGCCATCATTG ACCGAGAAAGAATAGCATTGGGCACAGAGGAGGGCCTATTTGTCGTGGAAGTTACCAGAGATG TCATTGTGCGTGCTGCTGACTGCAAGAAAGTCCACCAGATTGAGACAGTCCCTCAAGAGAAGATGGTGGTGCTGCTGTGTGGCCGCAACAGACATGTGCACCTGCACCCATGGGGGGCCCTGGATGGCGCCGAGCCGGCGTTTGATGTGAAACTGGCTGAGACAAAGGGCTGTCAGGCTCTTAGTGTGGGCACGCTGCGACCAGGTGGCTCCGCCTACATGATGGCCGCTGTCAAGCGCCAAGTGCTTTGCTACGAGATCACACGAGCCAAGCCCTATGCCCGACGCCTATGGGAAGTGCAGGCACCAGGCGTGGTGCAGTGGCTGGGCATGGTGCGTGGGCGAGTGTGCGTAGGCTACCCATCAGGCTTTGCTCTGCTGGCACTGCAGTCTGAGGTGGCACCTGTGAGCTTGGTGAGCCCCGCTGATCCTTCACTTGCCTTCCTTGCTCAGCAGCCACTGGATGCTCTTCACGCAATGGAGGTGGGTGCCAACGAGCTACTGCTTTGCTTCAGCCAGCTTGGCATCTATGTGGATGGCCAGGGCCGCCGTTCACGCACCCAGGAGCTCATGTGGCCTGCCACACCGCTCGCATGTA GCTCAAACGCCACTTACCTGACTGTGTACAGCGATTACGGAGTTGACGTATTTGATGTCCACACCACAGAATGGGTCCAAACTATTTCATTAAGGAAG ATCAGACCCCTGAATGTGGAGGGCAGTCTGAACTTACTGGGCTCAGAGCAACCCCGCCTCATCTACTTCAGCAACAATGCTGCAG AAGGGTGTGATCTGACTATACCTGAGACCTCAGACAACATCAAGAAACTGATGGTGAGAACGCGCAGCAAGAGAAAGTTCCTCTTCAAGGTTCCTGAAGAAGAGCGGCTACAGCAGAGGAG GGAGATGCTGAGGGACCCTGAAATGAGGTCCAAGCTGATCTCCAACCCGACAAATTTCAACCATGTAGCCCATATGGGTCCAGGAGACGGGATGCAAGTTCTCATGGACCTGCCTCTG TCGAGCGAGACTCCCTCCCCCTCTTCCTCTCGACACCACGCCCTGATCTCCCCTCCAACCAACTTTGAGCACGTCTATCACATGAGTCCTGCCTCTGCTGGGCTTTATCTGCAGAAAGAGGCTTCCTCCCAGCAGAGCCTGCCTCAgctctcctcttcttcttcctcaccttCCACCTCTTCCCTCGGAAGG AGTGTGATGCCCTCTTCTCAGGATGACTTGACCAAGGACAAACCACGTCCTCTTTCTAGTATTTCAAGGCAAACGAGGAGTAAGACCCACATCACACGCACTGCCTCAG ggGGTGGTGAATTCATAGGAGCGGGGTCATCTCGCAATATCTCGGATCCTGATCAGGACTTTGAGAGAGAG cCTGATTCGGACTCCACAAAACACTCCACCCCATCCAACAGCTCGAACCCGAGCAGCCCTCCGAGCCCCAACTCCCCCCACCGCAGTCAGCTTACTCTGGATGGTttggaacacaccctggatggctGA
- the cdc42bpb gene encoding serine/threonine-protein kinase MRCK beta isoform X2: MSAKVRLKKLEQLLLDGHQKTPSSLSVETLLDILICLYNECSSSPLKREKHVTEFLEWVKPFTTTVKDMRLHRDDFEMLKVIGRGAFGEVAVVKMKNTERIYAMKILNKWEMLKRAETACFREERDVLVNGDCQWITTLHYAFQDDNYLYLVMDYYVGGDLLTLLSKFEDRLPEDMAKFYVAEMVLAIHSIHQQHYVHRDIKPDNVLLDMNGHIRLADFGSCLRMMPDGTVQSSVAVGTPDYISPEILQAMEDGMGKYGPECDWWSLGVCMYEMLYGETPFYAESLVETYGKIMNHEERFQFPSHITDVSEDAKDLMQRLICSRERRLGQNGIEEFKKHPFFSGIDWENIRSTEAPYIPDVSSPSDTSNFDVDDDVLKNPDIAPPISHTGFTGQHLPFVGFTYTTDSCFSDRGRLRLAALPDGGSGEELQPHKEGGLQLEAFERRIRSLEQEKQELNRKLQESTQAVQSLHGSGRGTSTLGRDKEIKKLNEEIDRLKKKLADSDRLEHQLEEAVTLRQDYESSSTKLKALDKQVKSLRQEKDDINKQLVESLERLKSQTKELKDAHQQRKLAMQEFSELNERMAELRSHKQRLSRQLRDKEEEMEALMQKLDGMRQDIRKTEKARKELEAQLEDSRAEASKERKLREHSEVYSKQLESELETLKVKQGTGRASNVSAETQQELTKVKSELDKKVLFYEEELVKRDACHGTELKNLRKELHESESQQVSLQKELLVLKDKLEKANKERQMEMDEALGSLKEKFERERSLLTEENRKLTSEADRLCTFVDKLTTQNRQLEDELQDLASKKESVAHWEAQIAEIIQWVSDEKDARGYLQALASKMTEELESLRSSSLGSRHLDPLWKVRRSQKLDMSARLELQSALDAEIRAKQLVQEELRKVKAANISFESKLKDAEVKNRELEEQLESMKKDLEESRTRTDRGLKLPDFQDSIFEYFNTSPLAHDLTFRTSSVSEVEATPQKTDVPSSSPSAASEQDEPVKPPAATPTTPSPAYQSSLLTAPKPKAHQLSIKTFSSPTQCTHCTSLMVGLIRQGYACEVCSFICHVSCKDNAPQVCPIPPEQAKRPLGIDVQRGIGTAYKGFVRIPKPTGVKKGWQRAYAVVCDCKLFLYEVPEGKSTQPGVVASQVLDLRDEEFSVSSVLASDVIHATRKDVPCIFRVTSSTLGSPARAVSLLVLAESEAEKRKWVGILEGLQSILAKNRLKNRIVHVLHEAYDSNLPAIKTTLSAAIIDRERIALGTEEGLFVVEVTRDVIVRAADCKKVHQIETVPQEKMVVLLCGRNRHVHLHPWGALDGAEPAFDVKLAETKGCQALSVGTLRPGGSAYMMAAVKRQVLCYEITRAKPYARRLWEVQAPGVVQWLGMVRGRVCVGYPSGFALLALQSEVAPVSLVSPADPSLAFLAQQPLDALHAMEVGANELLLCFSQLGIYVDGQGRRSRTQELMWPATPLACSSNATYLTVYSDYGVDVFDVHTTEWVQTISLRKIRPLNVEGSLNLLGSEQPRLIYFSNNAAEGCDLTIPETSDNIKKLMVRTRSKRKFLFKVPEEERLQQRREMLRDPEMRSKLISNPTNFNHVAHMGPGDGMQVLMDLPLSVMPSSQDDLTKDKPRPLSSISRQTRSKTHITRTASGGGEFIGAGSSRNISDPDQDFEREPDSDSTKHSTPSNSSNPSSPPSPNSPHRSQLTLDGLEHTLDG, encoded by the exons gttGCTGTGGTAAAGATGAAAAACACAGAGCGCATTTATGCCATGAAAATTCTGAACAAGTGGGAGATGCTGAAGAGGGCTGag ACCGCTTGTTTCAGAGAGGAGAGGGACGTTCTGGTGAATGGAGACTGTCAGTGGATCACGACCCTGCATTATGCCTTTCAGGATGACAATTACCTG TACCTGGTGATGGACTACTATGTGGGCGGGGATCTGCTAACACTACTCAGCAAGTTCGAGGACAGACTACCTGAGGACATGGCCAAGTTCTATGTGGCAGAGATGGTTCTTGCCATTCACTCGATCCACCAGCAGCATTACGTGCACAG GGATATTAAGCCTGATAATGTGCTGCTTGATATGAATGGCCACATCCGCCTGGCTGATTTTGGTTCCTGTCTACGGATGATGCCAGATGGCACG GTGCAGTCATCAGTAGCAGTGGGAACCCCAGACTACATCTCCCCAGAGATTCTGCAGGCCATGGAGGATGGCATGGGGAAGTATGGGCCCGAGTGTGACTGGTGGTCTctgggtgtgtgcatgtatgagaTGCTGTATGGGGAGACGCCTTTCTACGCAGAATCTCTGGTTGAGACTTACGGCAAGATCATGAACCATGAG GAACGTTTCCAGTTCCCCTCTCACATCACGGATGTGTCAGAGGATGCCAAGGACCTGATGCAGCGGCTGATCTGCAGTAGGGAGCGCAGACTGGGCCAGAACGGCATCGAGGAATTTAAGAAACACCCCTTCTTCTCTGGCATTGACTGGGAGAACATTCGCAGCACTGAAGCCCCGTACATTCCTGACGTCAGCTCTCCTTCTGACACCTCCAACTTTGATGTGGACGATGATGTACTGAAAAACCCA GACATCGCTCCTCCCATCTCCCACACTGGTTTCACTGGTCAGCACCTGCCCTTTGTGGGTTTCACCTACACTACAGACAGCTGCTTCTCAGATCGGGGTCGGCTCAGGCTGGCAGCTCTGCCTGATGGAGGTTCAGGAGAGGAGCTGCAGCCTCATAAAGAGGGCGGCTTGCAGCTGGAGGCCTTCGAGAGGAGGATCCGCTCactagagcaggaaaaacaggaGCTCAACCGCAAGCTACAGG AATCTACACAGGCTGTGCAGTCTCTTCATGGTTCAGGCCGCGGCACAAGCACACTGGGTCgtgataaagagataaaaaagcTTAACGAGGAGATTGATCGCCTCAAGAAGAAACTAGCAG ACTCTGATAGGCTGGAGCACCAGCTGGAGGAAGCAGTGACTTTGCGGCAAGACTACGAGAGCTCCTCCACCAAGCTTAAGGCTCTGGACAAGCAAGTCAAAAGTCTTCGTCAAGAGAAAGACGACATCAATAAG CAACTGGTGGAGTCTCTGGAGCGCCTGAAGTCTCAGACGAAGGAGCTGAAAGACGCTCACCAACAGAGGAAGCTGGCCATGCAGGAGTTCTCCGAGCTAAACGAGCGCATGGCCGAGCTGCGCTCACACAAGCAGCGGCTCTCGCGACAGCTCCGCGAcaaggaggaggagatggaggcgCTCATGCAGAAGCTCGATGGCATGCGCCAGGACATCCGCAAGACCGAGAAGGCCCGCAAAGAG ctgGAAGCTCAGCTGGAAGATTCTCGTGCAGAAGCTTCTAAGGAGCGAAAGCTGCGAGAACACAGTGAAGTTTACTCCAAACAGCTGGAAAGTGAGCTGGAGACACTAAAG GTGAAGCAGGGCACCGGTCGAGCATCAAATGTGAGTGCTGAGACCCAGCAGGAGCTGACTAAGGTGAAGTCTGAGCTAGATAAGAAGGTACTGTTCTATGAGGAAGAACTTGTGAAGCGTGATGCCTGCCATGGCACAGAGCTAAAGAACCTACGCAAAGAACTGCACGAATCTGAGAGCCAGCAGGTCTCCCTGCAGAAGGAGCTGCTTGTGCTTAAGGACAAGTTGGAGAAAGCCAACAAGGAACG GCAAATGGAGATGGACGAGGCACTGGGTTCTCTAAAAGAGAAATTTGAGCGTGAACGGAGCCTGCTGACCGAGGAGAACCGCAAGCTGACCTCAGAAGCAGACAGG CTATGCACATTTGTGGACAAACTAACAACCCAGAACAGACAGCTGGAGGACGAGCTGCAGGACTTGGCCTCAAAGAAGGAGAGCGTTGCACACTGGGAGGCGCAGATCGCTGAGATCATTCAGTG GGTTAGTGATGAGAAGGATGCGCGTGGCTACCTGCAAGCTCTAGCCTCGAAGATGACAGAGGAGCTGGAGTCACTGCGCAGCTCCAGCCTGGGATCCAGACATCTG GATCCCTTGTGGAAGGTGCGTCGCAGTCAGAAGCTGGACATGTCTGCACGTTTAGAGCTGCAGTCAGCTCTGGATGCTGAGATAAGAGCCAAGCAACTGGTCCAGGAAGAGCTGCGCAAGGTCAAGGCTGCCAACATCTCTTTCGAGAG CAAACTGAAAGATGCAGAAGTGAAGaacagggagctggaagagcaGCTGGAAAGCATGAAGAAAGACCTGGAGGAGAGCCGTACACGCACTGACCGAG GTCTTAAACTCCCAGACTTCCAGGACTCCATCTTTGAGTACTTCAACACTTCTCCCCTGGCCCATGACCTTACATTCAGA ACTAGCTCAGTCAGCGAGGTTGAAGCCACGCCTCAGAAAACAGACGTTCCCTCTTCCTCACCCTCAGCAGCTTCAGAGCAGGAT GAGCCTGTGAAGCCCCCTGCAGCCACTCCAACTACCCCATCTCCAGCTTACCAGTCATCATTGCTCACAGCACCAAAG CCTAAAGCTCACCAGCTGAGCATTAAGACCTTCTCAAGTCCAACACAGTGTACCCACTGCACATCTCTAATGGTGGGCCTGATCAGACAGGGCTATGCCTGCGAGG tGTGTTCCTTTATCTGTCATGTGTCCTGTAAGGACAACGCTCCTCAGGTGTGCCCTATCCCCCCAGAGCAGGCCAAGAGGCCGCTGGGAATTGATGTGCAGAGGGGTATTGGCACAGCCTACAAAGGCTTTGTCAGG ATCCCAAAGCCTACTGGAGTGAAGAAGGGTTGGCAGAGAGCATATGCTGTGGTATGTGACTGTAAACTCTTCCTGTATGAGGTCCCTGAAGGGAAGTCCACTCAGCCTGGTGTGGTGGCCAGCCAGGTTCTCGACCTCAG AGATGAGGAGTTCTCTGTAAGCTCTGTGCTGGCATCAGATGTGATTCATGCTACCCGCAAAGACGTTCCTTGCATATTCAGG GTAACGTCGTCCACACTGGGCTCTCCAGCGCGGGCGGTGTCACTGCTGGTCTTGGCTGAGAGCGAGGCTGAGAAGAGGAAGTGGGTGGGCATCCTGGAGGGTCTGCAGAGTATCTTAGCCAAGAACCGCCTGAAGAACCGAATAGTGCACGTCCTGCACGAGGCCTATGACAGCAACCTGCCTGCAATTAAAACCACGCTCTCGGCAGCCATCATTG ACCGAGAAAGAATAGCATTGGGCACAGAGGAGGGCCTATTTGTCGTGGAAGTTACCAGAGATG TCATTGTGCGTGCTGCTGACTGCAAGAAAGTCCACCAGATTGAGACAGTCCCTCAAGAGAAGATGGTGGTGCTGCTGTGTGGCCGCAACAGACATGTGCACCTGCACCCATGGGGGGCCCTGGATGGCGCCGAGCCGGCGTTTGATGTGAAACTGGCTGAGACAAAGGGCTGTCAGGCTCTTAGTGTGGGCACGCTGCGACCAGGTGGCTCCGCCTACATGATGGCCGCTGTCAAGCGCCAAGTGCTTTGCTACGAGATCACACGAGCCAAGCCCTATGCCCGACGCCTATGGGAAGTGCAGGCACCAGGCGTGGTGCAGTGGCTGGGCATGGTGCGTGGGCGAGTGTGCGTAGGCTACCCATCAGGCTTTGCTCTGCTGGCACTGCAGTCTGAGGTGGCACCTGTGAGCTTGGTGAGCCCCGCTGATCCTTCACTTGCCTTCCTTGCTCAGCAGCCACTGGATGCTCTTCACGCAATGGAGGTGGGTGCCAACGAGCTACTGCTTTGCTTCAGCCAGCTTGGCATCTATGTGGATGGCCAGGGCCGCCGTTCACGCACCCAGGAGCTCATGTGGCCTGCCACACCGCTCGCATGTA GCTCAAACGCCACTTACCTGACTGTGTACAGCGATTACGGAGTTGACGTATTTGATGTCCACACCACAGAATGGGTCCAAACTATTTCATTAAGGAAG ATCAGACCCCTGAATGTGGAGGGCAGTCTGAACTTACTGGGCTCAGAGCAACCCCGCCTCATCTACTTCAGCAACAATGCTGCAG AAGGGTGTGATCTGACTATACCTGAGACCTCAGACAACATCAAGAAACTGATGGTGAGAACGCGCAGCAAGAGAAAGTTCCTCTTCAAGGTTCCTGAAGAAGAGCGGCTACAGCAGAGGAG GGAGATGCTGAGGGACCCTGAAATGAGGTCCAAGCTGATCTCCAACCCGACAAATTTCAACCATGTAGCCCATATGGGTCCAGGAGACGGGATGCAAGTTCTCATGGACCTGCCTCTG AGTGTGATGCCCTCTTCTCAGGATGACTTGACCAAGGACAAACCACGTCCTCTTTCTAGTATTTCAAGGCAAACGAGGAGTAAGACCCACATCACACGCACTGCCTCAG ggGGTGGTGAATTCATAGGAGCGGGGTCATCTCGCAATATCTCGGATCCTGATCAGGACTTTGAGAGAGAG cCTGATTCGGACTCCACAAAACACTCCACCCCATCCAACAGCTCGAACCCGAGCAGCCCTCCGAGCCCCAACTCCCCCCACCGCAGTCAGCTTACTCTGGATGGTttggaacacaccctggatggctGA